The proteins below come from a single Miscanthus floridulus cultivar M001 chromosome 1, ASM1932011v1, whole genome shotgun sequence genomic window:
- the LOC136489745 gene encoding uncharacterized protein isoform X2: MRSPTAVAGSAADFSDALPSPTSPAAVPCHSSPGRHYYLAVDRTQFKMRRGHSWSSWGLSRIAAVGCRLQHVFPPVMSLMPSVLPSPTSPLCQCHRCDQAEAERASVLEMFRQETIQWNQTTKATNIAESSRLESTGSKLSIVVATDACLPQATMAEAPLMARVLINYELPTKKEAYLRRMSTCLAADGIVINMVVGGEVATLKALEENSGLLIAEMPIHVSEIL, from the exons ATGAGGTCTCCGACCGCCGTCGCTGGCTCCGCCGCTGATTTTTCTGACGCTCTGCCCTCCCCGACCTCCCCTGCAGCGGTCCCATGCCATTCCAG CCCCGGCCGCCACTACTACCTCGCCGTCGACCGCACCCAGTTCAAGATG CGCAGAGGACACTCTTGGAGCTCCTGGGGGTTGTCGCGGATCGCCGCGGTGGGCTGCCGATTGCAACATGTGTTTCCTCCCGTGATGAGCTTGATGCCGTCTGTGCTGCCGTCGCCAACCTCTCCTTTGTGTCAATGTCACCGCTG TGATCAAGCTGAAGCAGAGCGTGCATCTGTTCTTGAGATGTTTCGTCAAGAAACAATTCAGTGGAATCAAACTACTAAAGCTACCAATATTGCCGAAAGTTCTAGGCTTGAAAGTACTGGCTCAAAACTAAGCATTGTAGTCGCAACAGATGCTTGCTTGCCTCAGGCAACGATGGCAGAGGCACCCCTTATGGCACGGGTGCTGATAAACTATGAGCTTCCCACAAAGAAG GAAGCTTACTTAAGACGCATGTCAACATGTTTGGCAGCAG ATGGAATTGTGATTAACATGGTCGTTGGTGGCGAGGTGGCTACACTCAAGGCTTTAGAAGAGAACAGTGGTCTGCTCATTGCCGAGATGCCAATACAT GTCTCAGAGATATTATGA
- the LOC136489745 gene encoding ATP-dependent RNA helicase fal1-like isoform X1 encodes MRSPTAVAGSAADFSDALPSPTSPAAVPCHSSPGRHYYLAVDRTQFKMRTLLELLGVVADRRGGLPIATCVSSRDELDAVCAAVANLSFVSMSPLYSDQAEAERASVLEMFRQETIQWNQTTKATNIAESSRLESTGSKLSIVVATDACLPQATMAEAPLMARVLINYELPTKKEAYLRRMSTCLAADGIVINMVVGGEVATLKALEENSGLLIAEMPIHVSEIL; translated from the exons ATGAGGTCTCCGACCGCCGTCGCTGGCTCCGCCGCTGATTTTTCTGACGCTCTGCCCTCCCCGACCTCCCCTGCAGCGGTCCCATGCCATTCCAG CCCCGGCCGCCACTACTACCTCGCCGTCGACCGCACCCAGTTCAAGATG AGGACACTCTTGGAGCTCCTGGGGGTTGTCGCGGATCGCCGCGGTGGGCTGCCGATTGCAACATGTGTTTCCTCCCGTGATGAGCTTGATGCCGTCTGTGCTGCCGTCGCCAACCTCTCCTTTGTGTCAATGTCACCGCTG TATAGTGATCAAGCTGAAGCAGAGCGTGCATCTGTTCTTGAGATGTTTCGTCAAGAAACAATTCAGTGGAATCAAACTACTAAAGCTACCAATATTGCCGAAAGTTCTAGGCTTGAAAGTACTGGCTCAAAACTAAGCATTGTAGTCGCAACAGATGCTTGCTTGCCTCAGGCAACGATGGCAGAGGCACCCCTTATGGCACGGGTGCTGATAAACTATGAGCTTCCCACAAAGAAG GAAGCTTACTTAAGACGCATGTCAACATGTTTGGCAGCAG ATGGAATTGTGATTAACATGGTCGTTGGTGGCGAGGTGGCTACACTCAAGGCTTTAGAAGAGAACAGTGGTCTGCTCATTGCCGAGATGCCAATACAT GTCTCAGAGATATTATGA
- the LOC136489745 gene encoding ATP-dependent RNA helicase FAL1-like isoform X3: MPFQPRPPLLPRRRPHPVQDAQRTLLELLGVVADRRGGLPIATCVSSRDELDAVCAAVANLSFVSMSPLYSDQAEAERASVLEMFRQETIQWNQTTKATNIAESSRLESTGSKLSIVVATDACLPQATMAEAPLMARVLINYELPTKKEAYLRRMSTCLAADGIVINMVVGGEVATLKALEENSGLLIAEMPIHVSEIL; encoded by the exons ATGCCATTCCAG CCCCGGCCGCCACTACTACCTCGCCGTCGACCGCACCCAGTTCAAGATG CGCAGAGGACACTCTTGGAGCTCCTGGGGGTTGTCGCGGATCGCCGCGGTGGGCTGCCGATTGCAACATGTGTTTCCTCCCGTGATGAGCTTGATGCCGTCTGTGCTGCCGTCGCCAACCTCTCCTTTGTGTCAATGTCACCGCTG TATAGTGATCAAGCTGAAGCAGAGCGTGCATCTGTTCTTGAGATGTTTCGTCAAGAAACAATTCAGTGGAATCAAACTACTAAAGCTACCAATATTGCCGAAAGTTCTAGGCTTGAAAGTACTGGCTCAAAACTAAGCATTGTAGTCGCAACAGATGCTTGCTTGCCTCAGGCAACGATGGCAGAGGCACCCCTTATGGCACGGGTGCTGATAAACTATGAGCTTCCCACAAAGAAG GAAGCTTACTTAAGACGCATGTCAACATGTTTGGCAGCAG ATGGAATTGTGATTAACATGGTCGTTGGTGGCGAGGTGGCTACACTCAAGGCTTTAGAAGAGAACAGTGGTCTGCTCATTGCCGAGATGCCAATACAT GTCTCAGAGATATTATGA
- the LOC136460410 gene encoding uncharacterized protein has translation MCSRPRGGGALDWAGRRVVAGEGAGAGHDGGRWTRDRGRGARHLGAVYSGGAAVRAAAGSRLAWHGERPAGVVRRRAWRVASMRGRRAGRGAAACVGGGRLACVGGRWAGGRRACAAGTSCVAWAACVGGGGRHAWRGRRAWAAGGRRAWRGGDGVGGRGGHAWHGGGSASNGPSEREKGKRGRAVGLYKGLSRRDAWRGSLDAP, from the coding sequence ATGTGCTCTcgtcctcgcggcggcggcgcgctagACTGGGCCGGGAGGCGGGTGGTCGCGGGGGAAGGCGCgggcgctggccacgacggcggcaGGTGGACGCGGGATAGAGGGAGGGGTGCGCGACATTTGGGAGCGGTGTATAGTGGCGGCGCGGCAGTGAGGGCGGCGGCGGGCAGCCGGCTGGCGTGGCACGGCGAGCGGCCGGCGGGCGTGGTGCGTCGGCGGGCGTGGCGGGTGGCCAGCATGCGTGGGAGGCGGGCGGGGCGTGGCGCGGCGGCGTGCGTGGGCGGCGGGCGGCTGGCGTGCGTGGGCGGCCGGTGGGCGGGTGGCCGGCGTGCGTGCGCGGCGGGCACGTCGTGCGTGGCATGGGCGGCGTGCGTGGGCGGGGGCGGCCGACATgcgtggcgcggccggcgtgCGTGGGCGGCGGGTGGCCGGCGTGCATGGCGCGGTGGTGATGGCGTTGGCGGGCGCGGTGGGCATGCGTGGCACGGCGGCGGCTCTGCTTCAAACGGGCCgagtgagagagagaaaggaaagcGAGGCCGGGCCGTAGGCCTGTACAAGGGTCTGTCGCGCCGTGATGCGTGGCGCGGCAGTCTCGACGCGCCGTGA